One Erpetoichthys calabaricus chromosome 8, fErpCal1.3, whole genome shotgun sequence DNA segment encodes these proteins:
- the nab1b gene encoding NGFI-A-binding protein 1b isoform X1 produces the protein MAASLPRTLGELQLYRILQRANLLCYFDAFIQQGGDDVQQLCEAGEDEFLEIMALVGMASKPLHVRRLQKALRDWVTNPALFNQPLTSLPVSSIPIYKLPEVSAGHLAGEPHVKVPKCLAATCVGPSRTEASTDDARFWPGYRTAESEQSLSPTDPGPPLSPRDGSETLDAAAVQSVSECVERMARSLPRSDPAEVHDLLRGNKKLAKMIGHIFEMSDADPHKQEEIRKFSAIYGRFDSKRKDGKHLTLHELTVNEAAAQLCAIDTALLTRRDELFGLARQVSREVTYKYTYRSSRSRCGGSDDLSPKRIKSEEVFFDVQEALQTMRQRHETLRDQLSLTKSRGQEGTTPDVQIQLDRLVARQRELLQETAAQDRLHLHEWYPPQSPPKVDIEEPTDDGLSPDLPAELKAEKPLNLRVSSRHRQRPLLGARMPAAEPLSCSATRFGTSLDGKSQASENGGVLNLAERRSIKSEPEEPR, from the exons ATGGCGGCCTCCCTCCCGAGGACCCTGGGCGAGCTGCAGCTCTACCGCATCCTGCAGAGGGCCAACCTCTTGTGCTACTTTGATGCCTTCATTCAGCAGGGCGGCGACGACGTGCAGCAGCTGTGTGAGGCGGGCGAGGACGAGTTCCTGGAGATCATGGCGCTGGTGGGCATGGCCAGCAAGCCCCTCCACGTGCGCAGGCTGCAGAAGGCCCTGAGGGACTGGGTGACCAACCCCGCACTGTTCAACCAGCCCCTCACCTCCTTGCCGGTCAGCAGCATCCCCATCTACAAGCTCCCAGAGGTCTCGGCGGGGCACCTGGCCGGCGAGCCCCACGTCAAGGTCCCCAAGTGCCTGGCGGCCACCTGCGTGGGCCCGAGTAGGACGGAGGCCTCGACCGACGATGCCAGGTTCTGGCCGGGCTACCGCACCGCCGAAAGTGAGCAGAGCCTGTCTCCGACAGACCCGGGCCCACCCCTGTCGCCGCGGGATGGCTCAGAGACACTGGACGCGGCTGCCGTGCAGTCCGTGTCCGAGTGCGTGGAGAGGATGGCGCGGAGCCTGCCGAGGAGTGACCCGGCCGAGGTGCACGACCTGCTGCGGGGCAACAAGAAGCTGGCCAAGATGATCGGGCACATCTTCGAGATGAGCGACGCCGACCCGCACAAGCAGGAGGAGATCCGCAAGTTCAGCGCCATCTATGGGCGCTTCGACTCCAAGAGGAAAGACGGCAAACACCTGACGCTGCACGAG CTCACGGTGAACGAGGCGGCCGCCCAGCTGTGCGCGATCGACACGGCGCTGCTGACCCGCAGGGACGAGCTCTTCGGCCTCGCCCGGCAAGTGTCGCGGGAGGTGACCTACAAGTACACGTACCGGAGCAGCAG GTCCCGGTGCGGAGGCAGTGACGATTTGTCGCCCAAGAGGATCAAGAGCGAG GAGGTTTTCTTTGACGTCCAGGAGGCCCTGCAGACCATGAGGCAGCGACACGAGACCCTCCGGGACCAGCTGAGCCTGACCAAGTCCAGAGGACAGGAGGGGACGACGCCCGATGTGCAG ATCCAGCTGGACCGACTGGTGGCCCGCCAGAGGGAACTCCTCCAGGAGACAGCTGCCCAGGACCGGCTGCACTTGCATGAGTGGTACCCGCCACAGAGCCCCCCAAAAGTGGACATCGAGGAGCCCACCGATGACGGCCTGTCCCCAGACCTGCCAGCTGAGCTTAAAG CCGAAAAGCCGCTGAATCTGAGGGTGAGCAGCCGCCaccgacagcgccccctcttgggGGCAAGGATGCCAGCAGCAGAGCCGCTCTCCTGCAGTGCCACGAGGTTTGGCACCTCCTTAGATGGCAAGTCGCAGGCCTCAG aaaatggaggCGTGCTGAACCTGGCAGAGAGGAGAAGTATCAAGTCGGAGCCCGAAGAGCCCCGGTAA
- the nab1b gene encoding NGFI-A-binding protein 1b isoform X2 encodes MAASLPRTLGELQLYRILQRANLLCYFDAFIQQGGDDVQQLCEAGEDEFLEIMALVGMASKPLHVRRLQKALRDWVTNPALFNQPLTSLPVSSIPIYKLPEVSAGHLAGEPHVKVPKCLAATCVGPSRTEASTDDARFWPGYRTAESEQSLSPTDPGPPLSPRDGSETLDAAAVQSVSECVERMARSLPRSDPAEVHDLLRGNKKLAKMIGHIFEMSDADPHKQEEIRKFSAIYGRFDSKRKDGKHLTLHEEVFFDVQEALQTMRQRHETLRDQLSLTKSRGQEGTTPDVQIQLDRLVARQRELLQETAAQDRLHLHEWYPPQSPPKVDIEEPTDDGLSPDLPAELKAEKPLNLRVSSRHRQRPLLGARMPAAEPLSCSATRFGTSLDGKSQASENGGVLNLAERRSIKSEPEEPR; translated from the exons ATGGCGGCCTCCCTCCCGAGGACCCTGGGCGAGCTGCAGCTCTACCGCATCCTGCAGAGGGCCAACCTCTTGTGCTACTTTGATGCCTTCATTCAGCAGGGCGGCGACGACGTGCAGCAGCTGTGTGAGGCGGGCGAGGACGAGTTCCTGGAGATCATGGCGCTGGTGGGCATGGCCAGCAAGCCCCTCCACGTGCGCAGGCTGCAGAAGGCCCTGAGGGACTGGGTGACCAACCCCGCACTGTTCAACCAGCCCCTCACCTCCTTGCCGGTCAGCAGCATCCCCATCTACAAGCTCCCAGAGGTCTCGGCGGGGCACCTGGCCGGCGAGCCCCACGTCAAGGTCCCCAAGTGCCTGGCGGCCACCTGCGTGGGCCCGAGTAGGACGGAGGCCTCGACCGACGATGCCAGGTTCTGGCCGGGCTACCGCACCGCCGAAAGTGAGCAGAGCCTGTCTCCGACAGACCCGGGCCCACCCCTGTCGCCGCGGGATGGCTCAGAGACACTGGACGCGGCTGCCGTGCAGTCCGTGTCCGAGTGCGTGGAGAGGATGGCGCGGAGCCTGCCGAGGAGTGACCCGGCCGAGGTGCACGACCTGCTGCGGGGCAACAAGAAGCTGGCCAAGATGATCGGGCACATCTTCGAGATGAGCGACGCCGACCCGCACAAGCAGGAGGAGATCCGCAAGTTCAGCGCCATCTATGGGCGCTTCGACTCCAAGAGGAAAGACGGCAAACACCTGACGCTGCACGAG GAGGTTTTCTTTGACGTCCAGGAGGCCCTGCAGACCATGAGGCAGCGACACGAGACCCTCCGGGACCAGCTGAGCCTGACCAAGTCCAGAGGACAGGAGGGGACGACGCCCGATGTGCAG ATCCAGCTGGACCGACTGGTGGCCCGCCAGAGGGAACTCCTCCAGGAGACAGCTGCCCAGGACCGGCTGCACTTGCATGAGTGGTACCCGCCACAGAGCCCCCCAAAAGTGGACATCGAGGAGCCCACCGATGACGGCCTGTCCCCAGACCTGCCAGCTGAGCTTAAAG CCGAAAAGCCGCTGAATCTGAGGGTGAGCAGCCGCCaccgacagcgccccctcttgggGGCAAGGATGCCAGCAGCAGAGCCGCTCTCCTGCAGTGCCACGAGGTTTGGCACCTCCTTAGATGGCAAGTCGCAGGCCTCAG aaaatggaggCGTGCTGAACCTGGCAGAGAGGAGAAGTATCAAGTCGGAGCCCGAAGAGCCCCGGTAA